One genomic window of Oryctolagus cuniculus chromosome 11, mOryCun1.1, whole genome shotgun sequence includes the following:
- the MMP24OS gene encoding protein MMP24OS: MGAQPSSGQGAPEPAQPQPAALEGPEQPRPPPQPQPRPQPEPGAWGPLDDVRFLIACTSWY; the protein is encoded by the coding sequence ATGGGGGCTCAGCCGAGCAGTGGCCAAGGCGCCCCGGAGCCGGCGCAGCCCCAACCCGCAGCGCTGGAGGGCCCGGAGCAACCACGGCCcccgccgcagccgcagccgcggCCGCAGCCCGAGCCCGGCGCATGGGGGCCGCTGGATGACGTGCGTTTTCTCATCGCCTGCACCTCCTGGTACTGA